One window from the genome of Paracoccus zhejiangensis encodes:
- a CDS encoding S8 family peptidase, whose translation MTKSIIVRDDNFGLRMATGSRGFDTLDRGPVMGATNGVPPKPSIEVEDLSKDDMNDLRRDPSVRAITQSMPIQLITPTESAAAAGGGSVTWGVKAVGADVSAFDGAGVKVAVLDTGIDPTHVAFAGVNLQMKNFTGGPDSAPDGNRHGTHCAGTIFGRDVGGLRIGVAPGITEAMIGKVLGDDGSGGSEMLFEGMKWAQAGGAKVISMSLGFDFPGLIKRLIDQGWPAELAGSVALEAYRGNLRAFDAIMDMFRAMAQFDGGTVVVAAAGNESERQISANFEVSVSVPAAAFDVISVGALAEGAQGLTVANFSNTNPILSAPGVNVISAKVGGGTVALNGTSMACPHVAGLTALWWQAQAGLPVPLTSDGVKARLRSATDSGAFAAGVDVADRGEGLAKAPPGAGV comes from the coding sequence ATGACCAAGTCGATCATAGTGCGCGATGACAATTTCGGCCTGCGCATGGCCACCGGCAGTCGCGGTTTCGACACGCTCGACCGGGGGCCGGTCATGGGCGCGACCAACGGGGTTCCGCCCAAGCCGTCGATCGAGGTCGAGGACCTGTCGAAGGACGACATGAACGACCTGCGACGCGATCCCTCGGTCCGGGCGATCACCCAGTCCATGCCGATCCAGCTGATCACCCCCACCGAATCGGCGGCGGCGGCGGGTGGCGGCAGCGTTACCTGGGGCGTGAAGGCGGTTGGCGCGGATGTCTCGGCCTTCGACGGGGCCGGGGTGAAGGTCGCGGTGCTGGATACCGGCATCGACCCGACCCATGTGGCCTTTGCCGGCGTCAACCTGCAGATGAAGAACTTCACCGGCGGCCCCGACAGCGCCCCCGATGGCAACCGGCACGGCACCCATTGCGCCGGCACCATATTCGGGCGCGATGTGGGCGGGCTGCGCATCGGCGTCGCGCCCGGGATCACCGAGGCGATGATCGGCAAGGTTCTGGGTGACGATGGCAGCGGTGGTTCGGAAATGCTGTTCGAGGGGATGAAATGGGCGCAGGCCGGCGGCGCGAAGGTCATCTCGATGTCGCTCGGCTTCGACTTCCCGGGACTCATCAAGCGGCTGATCGACCAGGGCTGGCCGGCGGAGCTGGCGGGATCGGTCGCGCTCGAGGCCTATCGCGGCAACCTGCGCGCTTTCGATGCCATCATGGACATGTTCCGGGCGATGGCACAGTTCGATGGCGGCACCGTGGTCGTTGCCGCGGCCGGCAACGAATCCGAACGCCAGATCAGCGCAAACTTCGAGGTCAGCGTCTCGGTCCCCGCCGCCGCCTTCGACGTGATCTCGGTCGGCGCGCTGGCCGAGGGGGCGCAGGGGCTGACGGTCGCCAATTTCTCGAACACCAACCCGATCCTCTCGGCCCCGGGCGTCAACGTCATCTCGGCCAAGGTCGGCGGTGGCACGGTCGCGTTGAACGGCACCTCGATGGCCTGCCCGCATGTCGCGGGCCTGACCGCGCTCTGGTGGCAGGCGCAGGCCGGACTGCCGGTGCCCCTGACCAGCGACGGCGTCAAGGCGCGGCTGCGCTCGGCCACGGATAGCGGCGCTTTCGCGGCTGGCG
- the rplO gene encoding 50S ribosomal protein L15 — protein MKLHEIRDNDGANRKKKRVARGPGSGKGKTAGRGIKGQKSRSGVALNGYEGGQMPLYRRLPKRGFTAPNAKSFAVVNLGQIQAFIDAGKLDAKADVTEDALVASGTVRRKLDGIRLLAKGELKAKLNLTVTGASKAAIEAVEKAGGKVTVTAPAKEAAAAE, from the coding sequence ATGAAACTGCATGAAATCCGCGACAATGATGGCGCGAACCGCAAGAAAAAGCGCGTTGCGCGTGGTCCGGGCTCGGGCAAGGGCAAAACTGCCGGCCGGGGTATCAAGGGCCAGAAATCGCGTTCGGGCGTTGCGCTGAACGGCTACGAGGGTGGCCAGATGCCGCTCTACCGGCGTCTGCCGAAGCGTGGCTTCACCGCGCCGAACGCCAAGAGCTTTGCCGTCGTGAACCTCGGCCAGATCCAGGCCTTCATCGACGCGGGCAAGCTGGACGCCAAGGCTGACGTGACCGAAGACGCGCTGGTTGCCTCGGGCACCGTGCGCCGCAAGCTGGACGGCATCCGCCTGCTGGCCAAGGGTGAACTGAAGGCCAAGCTGAACCTGACCGTCACCGGTGCCTCGAAGGCAGCCATCGAGGCGGTCGAGAAAGCCGGCGGCAAGGTCACCGTGACCGCCCCGGCCAAGGAAGCAGCGGCGGCCGAATAA
- the secY gene encoding preprotein translocase subunit SecY, with the protein MASAAEQMAANLSWGALGKATELRQRIWFTIGLLIIYRLGTYIPVPGIDGAALRNFMEQAQSGIGGILSMFTGGALGRMGVFALGIMPYISASIIVQLLTSMVPSLEQLKKEGEQGRKKINQYTRYGTVALALFQAYGLAKSLEAGGLAHDPGLFFQAAVVITLVGGTMFLMWLGEQITARGIGNGISLIIFVGIVAEIPAALANFFAQGRSGAISTPVILGVIVMVVAVIAFVVFMERALRKIHIQYPRRQVGMKIYDGQSSHLPIKVNPAGVIPAIFASSLLLLPVTISTFSGNQTGPVMSTILAYFGPGQPLYLVFFAAMIVFFAYFYTQNVSFKTDEVAENLKNQGGFIPGIRPGKRTQDYLDYVVNRVLVIGAGYLAAVCLLPEILRSQWQVPFYFGGTSVLIVVSVTMDTINQVQSHLLAHQYEGLIEKSQLRGKRGGGKDGAKKKRAPARR; encoded by the coding sequence ATGGCGTCAGCCGCAGAACAGATGGCCGCGAACCTCTCTTGGGGGGCTCTGGGCAAGGCCACGGAACTTCGCCAGCGCATCTGGTTCACGATCGGCCTGCTGATCATCTATCGCCTCGGCACCTATATCCCGGTGCCCGGCATCGACGGCGCGGCGCTGCGCAACTTCATGGAACAGGCGCAATCGGGCATCGGCGGCATCCTGTCGATGTTCACCGGCGGTGCGCTGGGGCGGATGGGCGTCTTCGCGCTGGGGATCATGCCCTATATCTCGGCCTCGATCATCGTGCAGCTGCTGACCTCGATGGTGCCTTCGCTGGAACAGCTGAAGAAAGAGGGCGAGCAGGGCCGCAAGAAGATCAACCAGTATACCCGCTATGGCACCGTGGCGCTGGCGCTGTTCCAGGCTTATGGCCTCGCGAAATCGCTGGAGGCCGGTGGTCTGGCGCATGATCCGGGCCTGTTCTTCCAGGCCGCCGTGGTCATCACGCTGGTCGGCGGCACCATGTTCCTGATGTGGCTGGGCGAGCAGATCACCGCCCGCGGCATCGGCAACGGCATCTCGCTGATCATCTTCGTCGGCATCGTGGCGGAAATTCCGGCAGCGCTGGCGAACTTCTTTGCGCAAGGCCGTTCGGGCGCGATCTCGACCCCGGTGATTCTGGGTGTGATCGTGATGGTCGTGGCCGTGATCGCCTTTGTGGTGTTCATGGAGCGCGCGCTGCGAAAGATCCACATCCAGTACCCGCGGCGCCAGGTCGGCATGAAGATCTATGACGGCCAGTCGTCGCATTTGCCGATCAAGGTTAACCCGGCCGGCGTCATCCCGGCGATCTTCGCCAGCTCGCTTCTGCTGCTGCCGGTGACGATCTCGACCTTCTCGGGCAACCAGACCGGCCCGGTCATGTCGACCATCCTGGCCTATTTCGGCCCGGGCCAGCCGCTTTACCTGGTGTTCTTCGCGGCGATGATCGTGTTCTTCGCCTATTTCTACACCCAGAATGTCAGCTTCAAGACCGACGAGGTGGCCGAGAACCTGAAGAATCAGGGCGGCTTCATTCCCGGCATCCGTCCGGGCAAGCGGACCCAGGATTATCTGGACTACGTGGTTAACCGGGTTCTGGTGATCGGTGCCGGCTACCTGGCGGCCGTTTGTCTTCTGCCCGAGATCCTGCGCAGCCAGTGGCAGGTGCCGTTCTACTTTGGTGGGACTTCGGTTCTGATCGTGGTTTCGGTAACCATGGACACGATCAACCAGGTGCAAAGTCACCTGCTGGCGCATCAATATGAGGGCCTGATCGAGAAATCGCAGCTGCGTGGCAAGCGCGGGGGCGGCAAGGACGGGGCGAAGAAAAAGCGGGCGCCCGCCCGCCGCTGA
- a CDS encoding adenylate kinase has protein sequence MTVNIILLGPPGAGKGTQARRLVEERGMVQLSTGDMLREAKASGSEMGKRVAAVMDRGELVTDEIVIGLIREKLAEGGVGFIFDGFPRTLGQADALGALLDETGMPLDAVIEMRVDDEALVNRITKRFTCGNCGEVYHDETKPTAKPGVCDVCGSTDLRRRADDNEDSLKTRLLEYYKKTSPLIGYYYAKGKLSTVDGLGEIEAVAGEISAVLDKH, from the coding sequence ATGACCGTCAATATCATTCTTCTGGGGCCGCCGGGCGCAGGCAAGGGCACACAGGCCCGCCGTCTGGTGGAGGAAAGGGGAATGGTTCAGCTGTCCACCGGTGACATGCTGCGCGAGGCCAAGGCCAGCGGCTCGGAGATGGGCAAGCGCGTGGCGGCGGTCATGGACCGGGGCGAGCTGGTGACGGACGAGATCGTCATCGGCCTGATCCGCGAGAAGCTGGCCGAGGGCGGCGTGGGCTTCATCTTCGATGGCTTCCCCCGCACGCTGGGGCAGGCCGATGCGCTTGGCGCGCTGCTGGACGAGACCGGCATGCCGCTGGATGCGGTGATCGAGATGCGCGTCGATGACGAGGCGCTGGTGAACCGCATCACCAAGCGTTTCACCTGCGGCAATTGCGGCGAGGTCTATCACGACGAGACCAAGCCGACCGCGAAGCCGGGTGTCTGCGATGTCTGCGGCTCGACCGACCTGCGCCGCCGCGCCGATGACAACGAGGACAGCCTGAAGACCCGGCTGCTGGAATATTACAAGAAAACCTCGCCGCTGATCGGCTATTACTACGCCAAGGGCAAGCTCAGCACCGTTGACGGCCTGGGCGAGATCGAGGCGGTTGCCGGCGAGATTTCGGCGGTTCTGGACAAGCACTGA
- the rpsM gene encoding 30S ribosomal protein S13 — translation MARIAGVNIPTGKRVPIALTYIHGIGPMYATQIVEAVGIDPTRRVNDLSDAEVLAIREYIDANLTVEGDLRREVQMNIKRLMDLGSYRGLRHRRNLPVRGQRTHTNARTRKGPAKPIAGKKK, via the coding sequence GTGGCTCGTATTGCTGGCGTCAATATTCCGACGGGGAAACGTGTCCCCATCGCACTGACTTACATTCACGGGATCGGCCCGATGTATGCCACCCAGATCGTGGAAGCGGTCGGCATCGATCCGACCCGCCGCGTCAACGACCTGTCGGATGCCGAGGTTCTGGCCATCCGCGAATACATCGACGCGAACCTGACCGTCGAAGGCGACCTGCGCCGCGAAGTGCAGATGAACATCAAGCGCCTGATGGACCTCGGTTCCTATCGTGGCTTGCGCCACCGCCGCAACCTGCCGGTTCGTGGCCAGCGCACCCACACCAATGCCCGCACCCGCAAGGGCCCGGCGAAGCCGATCGCCGGCAAGAAGAAGTAA
- the rpsK gene encoding 30S ribosomal protein S11, with protein MARDTRRTKKKVSKNIATGVAHVNSSFNNTKILISDVQGNAISWSSAGTMGFKGSRKSTPYAAQMAAEDAGKKAQEHGVRTLEVEVQGPGSGRESALRALAAVGFNITAIRDVTPIAHNGCRPPKRRRV; from the coding sequence ATGGCACGCGATACTCGTCGTACGAAGAAGAAGGTTTCCAAGAACATCGCCACCGGCGTTGCTCATGTGAACTCGTCGTTCAACAACACCAAGATCCTGATCTCGGACGTGCAGGGCAATGCGATCTCGTGGTCGTCGGCTGGCACCATGGGCTTCAAGGGCTCGCGCAAATCGACCCCCTATGCCGCGCAGATGGCCGCAGAAGACGCGGGCAAGAAGGCACAGGAACACGGCGTCCGCACGCTGGAAGTCGAAGTTCAGGGTCCGGGCTCGGGTCGTGAATCGGCTCTGCGCGCACTGGCCGCTGTCGGGTTCAACATCACGGCAATCCGTGACGTCACCCCGATCGCCCATAACGGCTGCCGCCCGCCCAAGCGCCGCCGCGTCTGA
- a CDS encoding DNA-directed RNA polymerase subunit alpha — translation MIHKNWAELIKPTQLDVKPGADATRSATVVAEPLERGFGLTLGNALRRVLMSSLQGAAITSVQIDNVLHEFSSVAGVREDVTDIVLNLKGVTLKMDVDGPKRLTLTAKGPGEVKAGDIQETAGITILNRDHVICHLDDGAEVSMELTVANGKGYVAADKNRPEDAPIGLIPIDAIFSPVKRVSYEVTPTREGQVLDYDKLTMKVDTDGSLTPDDAVAYAARIIQDQLSVFVNFEEPEAARSQADDDGLEFDPRLLKKVDELELSVRSANCLKNDNIVYIGDLIQKTEAEMLRTPNFGRKSLNEIKEVLSGMGLHLGMDVVDWPPENIEDLAKRFDDQF, via the coding sequence ATGATCCACAAAAACTGGGCAGAGCTGATCAAGCCGACGCAGCTGGACGTGAAGCCGGGCGCCGACGCGACCCGCAGCGCTACTGTCGTCGCCGAACCGCTGGAGCGTGGCTTTGGCCTGACCCTTGGCAACGCGCTGCGCCGCGTGCTGATGTCGTCGCTGCAGGGCGCCGCCATCACCAGCGTGCAGATCGACAATGTGCTGCATGAATTCTCGTCGGTCGCCGGCGTCCGCGAGGACGTGACCGACATCGTCCTGAACCTGAAGGGCGTGACCCTGAAGATGGATGTGGACGGCCCCAAGCGCCTGACCCTGACCGCCAAAGGTCCGGGCGAGGTCAAGGCTGGCGACATCCAGGAAACCGCCGGCATCACCATCCTGAACCGCGACCATGTCATCTGCCATCTGGATGACGGGGCCGAGGTCTCGATGGAACTGACCGTTGCCAATGGCAAAGGCTATGTCGCCGCCGACAAGAACCGTCCCGAGGATGCGCCCATCGGCCTGATCCCGATCGACGCCATCTTCTCGCCGGTCAAGCGCGTCAGCTATGAAGTCACGCCCACCCGCGAGGGCCAGGTGCTGGACTATGACAAGCTGACGATGAAGGTCGATACCGATGGTTCGCTGACCCCGGACGACGCCGTGGCCTATGCCGCGCGCATCATCCAGGACCAGCTGTCGGTCTTCGTGAACTTCGAAGAGCCCGAGGCCGCTCGCTCGCAAGCCGATGATGACGGCCTGGAATTCGATCCGCGCCTGCTGAAGAAGGTGGACGAGCTGGAACTGTCGGTGCGTTCGGCCAACTGCCTGAAGAACGACAACATCGTCTATATCGGCGACCTGATCCAGAAGACGGAAGCCGAGATGCTGCGCACCCCGAACTTCGGCCGCAAGTCGCTGAACGAGATCAAGGAAGTGCTGTCCGGCATGGGCCTGCACCTTGGCATGGATGTCGTGGACTGGCCGCCGGAGAACATCGAAGACCTGGCCAAGCGCTTCGACGACCAATTCTGA
- the rplQ gene encoding 50S ribosomal protein L17 translates to MRHARGYRRLNRTHEHRKALFANMAGSLIEHEQIKTTLPKAKELRPIVEKLITLAKRGDLHARRQADAQLKQDQHVAKLFEVLGARYKDRQGGYVRILKAGFRYGDMAPMAIIELVDRDPAAKGAADHARTEAESQADAEA, encoded by the coding sequence ATGCGTCACGCACGTGGCTATCGCCGCCTCAACCGCACCCACGAACACCGCAAGGCGCTGTTCGCCAACATGGCCGGCTCGCTGATCGAGCACGAGCAGATCAAGACCACGCTTCCGAAAGCCAAGGAACTGCGTCCGATCGTCGAGAAGCTGATCACGCTGGCCAAGCGCGGCGACCTGCACGCTCGCCGTCAGGCCGATGCGCAGCTGAAGCAGGATCAGCACGTCGCCAAGCTGTTCGAGGTGCTGGGCGCCCGCTACAAGGACCGTCAGGGTGGCTATGTCCGCATCCTGAAGGCCGGCTTCCGCTATGGCGACATGGCGCCGATGGCGATCATCGAACTGGTCGACCGTGACCCGGCCGCCAAAGGCGCTGCCGATCACGCGCGCACCGAGGCCGAATCGCAGGCCGACGCCGAAGCCTGA
- a CDS encoding helix-turn-helix transcriptional regulator has product MSPRADINAALRTLNRLTPVGYFVGLHIRFAAPLMQFQTYPEEWSEFYSSNGYALRDPTIAWGLSTTGACRWSNLPVPDPFSILKDAADHGLVYGLTTSYGVIASRTIASFARDDREFTDDEILEISATIRRLHAITEPPASLTKAQKEALRCIAEGDRHAAAAAKLGITESAFKARLISVRERLMARTTAEALQRAKEYRLL; this is encoded by the coding sequence ATGTCTCCAAGAGCTGATATCAACGCCGCGTTGCGAACGCTTAACCGTCTGACACCCGTCGGGTATTTTGTCGGACTGCACATCCGTTTTGCTGCGCCGCTGATGCAGTTCCAGACATATCCGGAAGAATGGTCCGAATTCTATTCCTCGAACGGATACGCCTTGCGGGACCCGACAATCGCCTGGGGATTGTCGACCACGGGCGCCTGTCGCTGGTCCAACCTGCCGGTGCCCGATCCGTTCAGCATCCTGAAGGATGCGGCGGATCATGGCCTGGTCTACGGCCTGACCACCTCTTACGGGGTGATCGCCTCGCGCACCATCGCCAGCTTTGCGCGCGATGACCGCGAGTTTACGGATGACGAGATTCTGGAAATCTCGGCCACGATACGTCGGCTCCATGCTATCACGGAGCCGCCGGCGAGCCTGACGAAGGCTCAGAAAGAGGCCCTTCGGTGTATTGCGGAGGGCGATCGTCACGCAGCAGCGGCCGCCAAGCTTGGCATCACTGAAAGCGCGTTCAAGGCGAGGCTGATCTCGGTTCGGGAAAGACTGATGGCCCGGACCACGGCCGAGGCGCTTCAGCGAGCCAAAGAATACCGTCTGTTGTAG
- a CDS encoding acyl-homoserine-lactone synthase gives MQTTTLSFSNIHNHGELFANLFRARRQSFIVQKNWDLPEAEGMEFDQYDTPQSRWVAIHDLGQVMAGFRLTPTTARCGIYSYMIRDAQQGILGGTIPQELLYGDAPQDPNVWECTRVFVSHTIPQQYRRTVHKQMVDAMTVTARELGATKLIALTAGNWSRWYGRCGLEAEAIGPMLTIDDGKFQCVSINLAAKLH, from the coding sequence ATGCAGACGACGACACTTTCATTCTCCAATATCCACAACCACGGTGAGCTTTTCGCCAATCTTTTCCGGGCCCGCCGCCAGAGTTTCATCGTTCAGAAAAACTGGGACCTGCCCGAAGCAGAGGGGATGGAGTTCGACCAGTATGACACCCCGCAAAGCCGCTGGGTGGCGATCCATGATCTGGGCCAGGTCATGGCCGGTTTTCGCCTGACGCCGACCACGGCGCGCTGCGGCATTTATTCCTACATGATTCGCGACGCCCAGCAGGGCATTCTGGGCGGCACCATCCCGCAAGAGCTTCTCTATGGTGATGCGCCGCAGGACCCGAATGTCTGGGAATGCACTCGGGTCTTCGTCAGCCACACGATCCCGCAGCAATACCGTCGCACGGTTCACAAGCAGATGGTCGACGCGATGACCGTCACCGCGCGCGAACTGGGCGCGACCAAGCTGATCGCGCTGACCGCTGGCAACTGGTCGCGCTGGTATGGCCGCTGCGGTCTCGAGGCCGAGGCGATCGGGCCGATGCTGACCATCGACGATGGCAAGTTCCAGTGTGTCTCGATCAACCTGGCGGCCAAGCTGCACTAG
- a CDS encoding replication-associated recombination protein A yields MTDLFDTMPESGRAEPSLPRPLADRIRPARLSEVIGQDQVLGPDGPLGAMLAAHSLSSLILWGPPGVGKTTIARLLADATDLAFVQISAIFSGVPELRKVFDAAKLRRQQGRGTLLFVDEIHRFNKAQQDGFLPHMEDGTILLVGATTENPSFELNAALMSRAQIIVLKRLELSDLERMAQRAEAELGRKLPLTGEAREALLEMADGDGRACLNLIEQVAAWKVEGKLGTDALAQRLMRRAAKYDKSGDEHYNLISALHKSVRGSDPDAALYWFARMLEGGEDPRYLARRLTRMAVEDIGLADPAAQRHCLDAWSLYERLGSPEGELALAQAVIYLALAPKSNAGYVAYKGARAEARRTGSLMPPAHILNAPTKMMKDQGYGAGYAYDHDAEDGFSGQNYFPDGMKRPVLYSPVERGFERELKKRLDWFVAQRLKRGG; encoded by the coding sequence ATGACAGACCTGTTTGACACCATGCCCGAGTCGGGGCGCGCAGAACCCTCTCTGCCGCGCCCGCTCGCCGATCGTATCCGGCCCGCCCGGCTGTCCGAGGTGATCGGTCAGGACCAGGTGCTGGGTCCTGATGGCCCCCTCGGGGCGATGCTTGCCGCGCACAGCCTGTCCTCGCTGATCCTCTGGGGACCGCCCGGGGTCGGCAAGACCACCATTGCCCGGCTTCTGGCCGATGCGACCGATCTGGCCTTCGTCCAGATCAGCGCGATCTTTTCCGGCGTGCCGGAACTGCGCAAGGTCTTTGATGCCGCCAAGCTGCGCCGCCAGCAGGGGCGGGGGACGCTGCTGTTCGTGGACGAGATCCACCGATTCAACAAGGCGCAGCAGGACGGCTTCCTGCCGCATATGGAGGATGGCACCATCCTTCTGGTCGGCGCGACCACCGAGAACCCCTCGTTCGAGCTGAATGCCGCGTTGATGTCGCGCGCGCAGATCATCGTGCTGAAGCGGCTGGAGTTGTCGGACCTCGAGCGTATGGCGCAGCGGGCCGAGGCGGAACTGGGCCGCAAGCTGCCGCTGACCGGCGAGGCACGCGAGGCGCTGTTGGAAATGGCCGATGGCGATGGCCGCGCCTGTCTGAACCTGATCGAGCAGGTGGCGGCCTGGAAGGTCGAGGGCAAGCTGGGCACCGACGCGCTGGCGCAGCGGTTGATGCGGCGGGCGGCCAAGTATGACAAATCCGGGGACGAGCATTACAACCTGATTTCGGCGCTGCACAAATCGGTGCGCGGCTCCGACCCCGATGCCGCGCTTTACTGGTTCGCCCGGATGCTTGAGGGCGGCGAGGACCCGCGCTATCTCGCCCGCCGGCTGACCCGCATGGCGGTCGAGGATATTGGTCTGGCCGATCCGGCGGCGCAGCGCCATTGCCTCGACGCCTGGTCGCTTTACGAACGCCTCGGCAGTCCCGAGGGCGAGCTGGCGCTGGCGCAGGCGGTGATCTATCTGGCGCTGGCGCCGAAATCCAACGCCGGTTACGTCGCCTACAAGGGCGCGCGGGCCGAGGCGCGGCGCACCGGCAGCCTGATGCCGCCAGCCCATATCCTGAACGCGCCCACGAAGATGATGAAGGATCAGGGCTATGGCGCCGGCTATGCCTATGACCATGATGCCGAGGACGGGTTCTCGGGGCAGAACTATTTCCCCGACGGGATGAAGCGGCCGGTCCTCTACAGCCCGGTCGAACGCGGCTTCGAGCGCGAGTTGAAGAAGCGGCTCGACTGGTTCGTGGCGCAGCGGCTGAAGCGCGGCGGTTGA
- the crcB gene encoding fluoride efflux transporter CrcB has protein sequence MMNPFLQVALGGAVGATARYATYRMLAVHGPGFPVATVVVNVAGSLVMGLLAALMAHRIGNDWAPLLLTGVLGGFTTFSAFSLDALTLWERGQVVGAATYVIGSVLLSLVAVIAGLALGRGLWA, from the coding sequence ATGATGAACCCATTCCTGCAAGTCGCCCTTGGCGGGGCCGTCGGCGCCACCGCGCGCTATGCCACCTATCGGATGCTGGCCGTCCACGGGCCGGGCTTTCCCGTCGCTACCGTCGTGGTCAATGTCGCGGGCAGCCTTGTCATGGGCCTTCTTGCCGCGCTGATGGCGCATCGGATCGGCAATGACTGGGCGCCGCTGCTGCTGACCGGGGTGCTGGGCGGTTTCACCACCTTCTCGGCCTTCTCGCTGGATGCGTTGACGCTGTGGGAACGCGGACAGGTGGTCGGCGCGGCCACCTATGTCATCGGTTCGGTGCTGCTGTCGCTGGTGGCGGTGATTGCCGGATTGGCGCTTGGACGGGGGCTTTGGGCATGA
- a CDS encoding RluA family pseudouridine synthase has product MSGVQLIRIGADEGDQRLDRWLKKKFPQLTQGAVEKMCRKGELRVDGGRVKANARIEAGQEIRVPPIPDAVPELLKPSGPRVSASDEEMIQAAVLWKDQHIIALNKPPGLPSQGGSGQGDRHVDGLSEALKFGYKDRPKLVHRLDKDTSGVLLLARTDRVARALSEAFRSRTTRKIYWAAVAGVPSPRKGTIRYGLVKAPGHGRGGEGEKMMAVHPRDIDATEGAKRATTDYAVIEGLGGRVSWAALVPITGRTHQLRAHMAELGHPIVGDGKYGGSGQENLGDGWGAQLGGEISRKLHLHARSLSFDHPITGERITVTAPLPDHMKRTWKTLGWAEGDAPADPFEDEA; this is encoded by the coding sequence ATGAGCGGCGTGCAGTTGATTCGCATTGGCGCGGATGAAGGCGATCAGCGGCTGGACCGCTGGCTGAAGAAGAAGTTCCCGCAACTGACCCAGGGCGCCGTCGAAAAGATGTGCCGCAAGGGCGAGCTGCGGGTAGATGGCGGGCGGGTCAAGGCCAATGCCCGGATCGAGGCTGGGCAAGAGATCCGCGTGCCGCCGATCCCCGATGCCGTGCCCGAGTTGCTGAAACCCTCGGGTCCGCGGGTCTCGGCCAGCGATGAAGAGATGATCCAGGCGGCGGTGCTGTGGAAGGATCAGCACATCATCGCCCTGAACAAGCCGCCGGGGCTGCCCAGCCAGGGCGGCAGCGGGCAGGGCGATCGCCATGTCGATGGCCTCAGCGAGGCGCTGAAATTTGGCTACAAGGACCGACCGAAGCTGGTGCACCGGCTGGACAAGGATACGTCGGGCGTGCTGCTGCTGGCACGGACCGACCGCGTCGCGCGGGCGCTGTCGGAGGCGTTCCGGTCGCGCACCACACGCAAGATCTACTGGGCAGCGGTGGCCGGCGTGCCCAGCCCGCGCAAGGGCACCATCCGTTACGGTCTGGTGAAGGCGCCGGGTCATGGCCGCGGCGGCGAGGGCGAGAAGATGATGGCGGTTCATCCGCGCGACATCGACGCGACCGAAGGTGCCAAGCGCGCAACCACCGATTACGCGGTGATCGAGGGGCTTGGCGGCCGGGTCAGCTGGGCCGCGCTTGTGCCGATCACCGGGCGCACCCATCAGCTGCGCGCACATATGGCGGAACTGGGCCATCCGATTGTCGGAGACGGCAAATATGGTGGCTCGGGGCAGGAGAACCTGGGCGATGGCTGGGGCGCGCAACTGGGCGGAGAGATCAGCCGCAAGCTGCACCTGCACGCCCGTAGCCTCAGCTTTGACCACCCGATCACCGGCGAGCGCATCACCGTGACCGCGCCTCTGCCCGATCACATGAAGCGGACGTGGAAGACCCTTGGCTGGGCCGAGGGCGACGCTCCCGCCGATCCCTTCGAGGACGAGGCATGA
- a CDS encoding HAD-IA family hydrolase gives MKLFIFDVDGTLVDSQHHIHGAMTHAFEAVGLPPLPLSQVLQIVGLSLPVAIARLVPEADAATQDRLVAEYKNAFNVARLREPAPLYPGARDCLDALAGRDDWVLAVATGKSRRGLDAMIEAHGLQGMFASLQTADGHPSKPHPSMVLAALDETGAVAADAVMIGDTSFDIEMGRAAGVTAYGVDWGYHDSAALRGAGAQDVAQDFAGLTRQLQGWAA, from the coding sequence ATGAAGCTGTTCATCTTCGACGTGGACGGAACGCTGGTCGACAGCCAGCACCATATCCACGGGGCGATGACCCATGCTTTCGAGGCGGTGGGCCTGCCGCCGCTTCCGCTGTCGCAGGTGCTGCAGATCGTCGGCCTGTCGCTGCCCGTGGCCATCGCCCGGCTGGTGCCCGAGGCCGATGCGGCGACGCAGGACCGGCTGGTCGCCGAGTACAAGAACGCCTTCAACGTCGCCCGGCTGCGCGAGCCCGCGCCGCTTTACCCCGGCGCGCGCGACTGTCTCGACGCGCTGGCCGGTCGCGACGACTGGGTGCTGGCCGTGGCCACCGGCAAGTCGCGCCGGGGGCTGGACGCGATGATCGAGGCGCATGGCCTGCAGGGCATGTTCGCCAGCCTGCAGACCGCCGACGGCCACCCCTCGAAACCGCATCCCTCGATGGTGCTGGCGGCGCTGGACGAGACCGGCGCGGTGGCGGCTGACGCGGTGATGATCGGCGATACCAGCTTTGACATCGAGATGGGCCGCGCGGCTGGCGTGACCGCTTACGGCGTCGATTGGGGCTATCACGACAGCGCCGCGCTGCGCGGGGCAGGGGCGCAGGACGTGGCGCAGGATTTCGCGGGGCTGACCCGCCAGTTGCAGGGATGGGCGGCATGA